A single genomic interval of Spinacia oleracea cultivar Varoflay chromosome 6, BTI_SOV_V1, whole genome shotgun sequence harbors:
- the LOC110792670 gene encoding F-box/kelch-repeat protein At3g23880-like gives MGDKSSRKYPDCTPTCFNFLRKIIPLILKNKNTDRLPLEIESNILQRIPAEPLLGLQSVCKRWRDEINNPYFIKSHTGKFNANSMSLILFGYGELQCNLYSLNYHNSTLEFKKLAGHDSNVVGGCCNGLVCFRKFVDHRSTVRFSLHNPITGTIMNNIPHLVVPNYQNYHEELVVFGYDCINDDYKIFYSVQHNNNDDNNNEDNDNNRDTTWLYSLKRNSWKSIKPLPRGYSCGISNNMSSYWLIRKPDYTYHGVSGFDFESEEYHDVIPMPDDDDQGGYILYKLVDLRGCLHLVKYTLECTMDVWVLKKNRSWVKLIHRLSLKQALESDELVPNRFLGSISVIVYCPPLPYAYSEDGSEILIGLGQYIMAFVRYDLRTGELKPVVMSGEPPHDWVRVKNALRGMPWTGSLVSISNSSS, from the coding sequence ATGGGGGACAAATCAAGCCGCAAATATCCAGATtgtacaccaacatgcttcaaTTTTTTGAGAAAAATCATACCTTTAATCCTGAAAAACAAGAACACCGACCGCCTTCCATTAGAGATCGAATCTAACATTCTCCAAAGGATTCCGGCTGAACCCCTGCTCGGTCTACAGTCCGTTTGTAAGCGTTGGCGTGATGAAATTAATAACCCTTATTTCATAAAATCCCACACTGGTAAATTTAATGCGAATTCCATGTCACTCATCCTCTTTGGTTACGGGGAATTACAATGTAACCTATATTCCTTAAACTATCACAACTCTACTTTAGAGTTTAAGAAACTAGCTGGACATGATTCTAACGTTGTTGGTGGTTGTTGCAATGGTTTGGTTTGTTTCCGGAAATTTGTTGATCATAGGAGTACTGTTAGATTTTCGCTACACAACCCTATAACGGGTACAATCATGAACAACATACCTCACTTGGTTGTACCAAACTACCAAAACTACCATGAAGAGTTGGTTGTGTTTGGTTATGATTGCATTAACGACGATTATAAGATTTTTTATTCAGTTCAACACAACAACAATGACGACAACAATAATGAAGACAATGATAATAATAGGGATACTACTTGGTTGTACAGTTTGAAGAGAAATTCATGGAAAAGCATAAAACCTCTTCCACGTGGATATAGTTGCGGTATTTCTAATAATATGTCGTCGTATTGGTTAATCCGAAAACCCGACTATACATACCACGGTGTATCCGGGTTTGATTTCGAGAGTGAAGAGTATCATGATGTGATACCAATGCCTGATGATGACGACCAAGGTGGGTACATATTGTACAAGTTAGTTGATTTAAGGGGTTGTTTGCATTTAGTAAAGTATACGTTGGAATGTACAATGGACGTATGGGTTTTGAAGAAGAATCGATCATGGGTTAAATTGATTCATCGTCTTTCACTCAAACAAGCTTTAGAAAGTGATGAACTGGTACCAAATCGTTTTCTTGGCTCGATAAGCGTGATTGTATACTGCCCGCCATTGCCGTATGCTTATTCGGAGGATGGATCGGAAATCCTAATTGGGCTAGGTCAATATATTATGGCTTTTGTTCGTTATGATCTACGTACTGGGGAGTTAAAACCGGTCGTAATGAGTGGTGAACCACCACACGATTGGGTCCGGGTCAAAAATGCACTTCGAGGGATGCCATGGACTGGTTCCCTTGTTTCCATCTCAAACTCGAGTTCTTAA